The genome window CGCGAACACCGGACGCGCGCGCAGCACACCGGCCTCGATGCCCGCGCGGTTGGCCGGCGTCAGCGGCAGGCCGGTGACGGACACCACGGACTGCGGCACGAGGCCCGCGCGCACGCGGTCGTCGACGCGTGCGACGACGTCCCGGCCCAGCTCGGGCGTGAGCTCCTCGTCCTGCCACACGGGGGGGCGGCGCGTCACCCACGTCGTGGTGGTCACCTCGGCGACCTGGAGCAGCAGCTGGACGGCGGACGTCCCGCCCCCCACGACCACCACGTGCCCGTCCGCGAGGTCGGCGGCGGTGCGGAAGTCGCGCGTGTGCAGCTGGCGGCCGCGGAAGGTCGCACGGCCCGGGTACGCCGGCCAGAACGGCTTGCCCCAGGTGCCCGAGGCGTTGACCAGCCCGCGCGTCGACCACACGACGACCTCGTCGGGGTGGTCGACGTGCCGGGCCGTGACGAGCAGGCGGGGCTCGTCGCCGTCGGGCGCCCGCTCGACGCGCGTCACCCGCACGGGGCGCTGCACGTTGAGCCCGAACGCCTCCTCGTACTGCGCGAAGTAGTAGGGCACGGCGTCGGCGGCCGCCTCGGCGGGGTCCGCGATGGTCAGCGGCATGCCCGGCAGGTCGTGCACCCGGTGGGCGTCGGCCATCGACAGCGAGCGCCACCGGTGCTGCCACGCACCGCCGGCGCGCGGGTTGTCGTCCAGCACGACGTACGTGCCGCGTGCCCGCTCCCAGCCGGGCGACCCGACGGGCACGAGCCCCGTGCGGTGCAGGTGGTACGCCGTGGACAGACCGGCCTGGCCGGCCCCGACGACGACGACGTCGACCTCGACCGTGCGCGGGCCGCGCGGCTGCCGCCGCGCGCGGCGGCCACCCGCGACTGGGGAGACGGCTGGAGCGGGTGGCATGGCGCGTCCACGCTACCGGCTGCACGCAGGGCCCGTGGGGCCGTGCGGGTGACGGTGTCACCCCGGCGGATCACCCCGGAGTTCCACCCGCCGCCACCCGGTCCGTGATGGGATGGGCGCATGCCGTCCGACAGCGAGGCCCTGACGTCGCTCGCCGCCGTCGACGGCCCGCTGCCGCCAGACCGTGCGGACGCCGTGCGCGCGCTGCACCACGCGGCGGCGCGCCACGACCGCGTGCCGCCCCTGTCGGAGCAGCCCCTGCTGTGGCTGTCCGACGCCGAGGCACCGGTCGTCCACCTGCTGGCCTCCCTCGGCCCGGGGGGGGACACACCCCCCGCCCCCGAGGACACCGACGCTCCGCTCGTGGGGTACGCCCAGCTCGACGTCGGCGGCTCGACCACCGTGCGGGCCGAGCTCGTCGTGGACCCGGCGCACCGGCGTCGCGGCGTCGCGCGCGCTCTCCTGGCGCGCGCCGCGCAGGAGTCCGAGCGGGTCCCGGGGCGCCGGCTCCAGGTGTGGGCGCACGGCGACCTGCCCGCTGCCAGGGCGACCGCGCAGGCCGTGGGCATGGTGGTCGTGCGCGAGCTGCTGCGCATGGCGGTCGACGTGACGCAGCACCCACCGGCACCGGCGCGGCTCCCCCAGGGCGTCGAGGTGCGCGCGTTCGTCCCCGGGCAGGACGAGGAGGCGTGGCGGCGGGTCAACGCCCGCGCCTTCGCGCACCACCCC of Cellulomonas dongxiuzhuiae contains these proteins:
- a CDS encoding NAD(P)-binding domain-containing protein, encoding MPPAPAVSPVAGGRRARRQPRGPRTVEVDVVVVGAGQAGLSTAYHLHRTGLVPVGSPGWERARGTYVVLDDNPRAGGAWQHRWRSLSMADAHRVHDLPGMPLTIADPAEAAADAVPYYFAQYEEAFGLNVQRPVRVTRVERAPDGDEPRLLVTARHVDHPDEVVVWSTRGLVNASGTWGKPFWPAYPGRATFRGRQLHTRDFRTAADLADGHVVVVGGGTSAVQLLLQVAEVTTTTWVTRRPPVWQDEELTPELGRDVVARVDDRVRAGLVPQSVVSVTGLPLTPANRAGIEAGVLRARPVFARIVPDGVEWDRGDGLEQEGHDGGGIDGRPDGGWVDGPSFVAARTILWATGFRASLDHLAPLGLRAPGGGIVMDGTEVVVEPRVQLVGYGPSASTIGANRAGREAARNLRRTLRW
- the mshD gene encoding mycothiol synthase, which translates into the protein MPSDSEALTSLAAVDGPLPPDRADAVRALHHAAARHDRVPPLSEQPLLWLSDAEAPVVHLLASLGPGGDTPPAPEDTDAPLVGYAQLDVGGSTTVRAELVVDPAHRRRGVARALLARAAQESERVPGRRLQVWAHGDLPAARATAQAVGMVVVRELLRMAVDVTQHPPAPARLPQGVEVRAFVPGQDEEAWRRVNARAFAHHPEQGRMTSADLRAREAEPWFDPAGFLLAERDGRLLGSVWTKVHPPGDAPDGAPGEEVGEIYVVGVDPLAQGLGMGRALTSLGLAHLRDRGLRTVILYTGAENTVAVHTYERAGFARAAVDVMYGPPAAGSPAHGTPLVQVRDHDTTSSPDDATMGT